A single window of Betaproteobacteria bacterium DNA harbors:
- a CDS encoding TonB-dependent receptor yields the protein MTVNAAEADLTAPEVEVIGNYETGIGSSEAASEGVVTSRRVETRPVTRPGEVLEFVPGVIITQHSGEGKANQYYLRGYNLDHGTDIAISIAGVPINLPTHAHGQGYADINFLIPELVQRVNFRKGPYYAEEGDFSTAGSVHIDYADTLPKGIVSTTLGSYGYERALFANSPSLGDGHLLYAIEAVGYDGPWVNPDNYHRFNGVVRYSQGSRENGFAITGLAYDSKWNSTDQAAKRAIDQGLISRFGSLDPTDGGETSRYNLSFQGRQTEGDLQYLVDAYAFRYNLNLWNNFTYFLEDPVNGDQFLQVDRRNVVGLNPRMILSHKLGDASAALQFGMQARRDDIGKVALYSTKARDVLSTTRDDSVKETSVGFYAEDFVQWNDWFRSTVGMRTDFYQFKVNSDLSVNSGNRSDHITSPKLSLVFGPWSKTEYFFNAGYGFHSNDARGTTITVDPKTLTPADQVTPLVRTKGAEVGVRTEIVPKLQSSVAFWVLKQASELLFTGDAGTTEASRPSYREGVEWTNHYRATDWLLFDLDLSLSRSRFTDPDPVGDQIPGSIERVASFGATVDQIRGWSFTWQTRYFGPRPLVEDNSVRSQSAILTDLRAGYRLDKNIKLSLDVINLFDREGSNVDYFYMSRLPAEPAGGVADIHFHPIEPRMARLTLTGYF from the coding sequence ATCACGGTCAATGCGGCGGAGGCGGATCTAACCGCCCCCGAAGTGGAGGTCATCGGCAACTACGAGACCGGAATCGGTTCGTCGGAAGCAGCCAGCGAAGGCGTGGTGACATCAAGACGCGTGGAAACGCGCCCGGTCACCCGTCCCGGTGAAGTGCTTGAGTTTGTCCCCGGCGTGATCATCACCCAGCATAGTGGCGAGGGGAAAGCCAACCAGTATTACCTGCGCGGCTACAACCTGGACCACGGCACGGACATCGCCATTTCCATCGCTGGGGTGCCGATCAATCTCCCGACACACGCACATGGCCAGGGATACGCCGACATTAATTTTCTGATTCCGGAACTGGTTCAGCGTGTCAACTTTCGCAAGGGCCCTTACTATGCCGAAGAAGGCGATTTCTCGACTGCGGGGTCTGTGCATATCGATTACGCCGACACTTTGCCCAAGGGAATTGTCAGCACCACGCTGGGAAGTTACGGCTATGAGCGGGCATTGTTCGCTAATTCGCCGAGTCTGGGTGACGGCCACTTGTTGTACGCAATCGAAGCTGTGGGTTATGACGGACCCTGGGTGAATCCGGACAACTACCACCGATTCAACGGCGTCGTGCGCTACAGCCAAGGTAGTCGCGAAAACGGATTCGCGATCACCGGCCTCGCGTATGACAGCAAGTGGAATTCGACCGACCAGGCGGCGAAACGGGCCATCGACCAGGGGCTGATCTCGCGCTTTGGATCACTCGATCCCACGGACGGCGGCGAAACCTCGCGCTACAACCTGTCGTTCCAGGGACGGCAAACCGAGGGTGATCTGCAATACCTCGTCGATGCCTACGCCTTCCGCTACAACCTTAATTTGTGGAACAACTTTACTTACTTCCTGGAAGACCCGGTCAACGGCGACCAATTTTTGCAGGTCGATCGTCGCAACGTTGTCGGCTTGAATCCGCGAATGATTCTGTCGCACAAACTGGGTGACGCTAGTGCGGCACTGCAATTCGGCATGCAGGCGCGGCGCGACGACATCGGCAAAGTCGCGTTGTATAGCACCAAGGCGCGCGATGTCCTGTCGACCACCCGCGACGATAGCGTGAAGGAAACCAGTGTCGGGTTTTACGCGGAAGACTTTGTGCAGTGGAACGACTGGTTCCGCTCCACGGTCGGCATGCGCACCGATTTTTACCAGTTCAAGGTCAACAGCGATCTCTCCGTTAACTCAGGCAATCGCAGCGATCATATTACGTCACCGAAGCTGAGCCTCGTGTTCGGGCCGTGGTCCAAGACCGAATACTTTTTCAACGCCGGCTACGGTTTCCACAGTAACGATGCCCGCGGCACCACGATCACGGTGGATCCGAAGACGCTGACTCCGGCGGATCAGGTGACCCCGCTGGTACGCACCAAAGGCGCCGAAGTCGGTGTACGCACGGAAATCGTCCCGAAACTGCAAAGCTCAGTTGCGTTCTGGGTGCTTAAACAGGCATCGGAATTGTTATTTACGGGAGATGCCGGCACCACCGAGGCGAGTCGCCCGAGCTATCGCGAAGGCGTGGAATGGACCAACCATTATCGTGCCACGGACTGGTTGCTATTCGACCTTGACTTGAGCCTGTCACGCTCGCGCTTTACCGATCCCGATCCGGTGGGTGACCAGATTCCGGGCTCCATCGAGCGGGTCGCCTCGTTTGGTGCCACCGTGGATCAAATCAGGGGATGGTCGTTTACCTGGCAGACACGCTATTTCGGTCCGCGTCCGCTGGTCGAAGATAACAGCGTTCGATCACAATCGGCGATCCTGACGGACCTTCGTGCCGGCTACCGCCTGGACAAGAACATCAAGCTAAGTCTCGACGTCATTAATCTGTTTGACCGCGAGGGAAGCAACGTCGACTACTTCTACATGTCCCGCTTGCCCGCGGAACCGGCCGGCGGCGTGGCTGACATTCACTTTCATCCGATCGAACCGCGCATGGCACGGCTGACGCTGACTGGCTACTTCTAG
- a CDS encoding HupE/UreJ family protein, with protein sequence MSIKLEFLLMSVAAGCLLEPSVGLAHVGQGDISGGFVAGLEHPIFGLDHVVAMVAVGIWGAQLRAPAIWVLPVTFPLVMSFGGILGGLGVPIPGIEIGIAVSAIVLGAMVAFAARPSLWIAGVIVGVFAIFHGYAHGAELPEAANAISYAMGFVIATGSLHVLGILIGVINKWRVGEKCLRAGGALIALCGVYFLVSHFIGG encoded by the coding sequence ATGTCGATCAAGCTTGAATTTCTTTTGATGTCAGTTGCTGCCGGCTGCCTGCTTGAGCCAAGTGTCGGGCTCGCCCACGTGGGCCAGGGCGATATCTCCGGAGGCTTCGTGGCGGGTCTGGAGCACCCGATTTTCGGGCTTGATCACGTAGTCGCCATGGTTGCCGTCGGCATCTGGGGCGCGCAACTGCGGGCGCCCGCGATCTGGGTGCTACCCGTCACTTTCCCGCTGGTCATGTCTTTCGGCGGCATCCTTGGCGGGCTTGGCGTGCCGATTCCCGGAATCGAAATCGGCATCGCCGTGTCGGCGATCGTTCTGGGTGCGATGGTGGCATTCGCCGCGCGTCCATCACTATGGATTGCTGGCGTTATCGTCGGCGTGTTCGCTATTTTTCACGGCTACGCGCACGGCGCCGAGCTTCCGGAAGCGGCCAATGCGATTTCCTATGCCATGGGATTCGTGATTGCCACCGGCAGCCTGCATGTCCTGGGGATACTGATAGGGGTGATCAACAAGTGGCGGGTAGGGGAAAAATGCCTGCGTGCCGGCGGTGCCCTGATCGCGCTTTGCGGCGTCTATTTCCTGGTTTCCCACTTCATCGGCGGCTGA
- a CDS encoding HupE/UreJ family protein, whose protein sequence is MRKFESVGRIVFVIWLVSLAGSADAHSTVKGVGDLYAGLLHVLTALEHVLPFIALSLLAGQRGMKAQAEAVLLVFPVALMIGAAAVLWVPPVPGLAFFNVASAILLGGLVAAAWPLPRAAFYGLVVLFGISHGFANGEAISGSIKAYLFILGIGLAGLAILAYGMLMVDFLLRRKAGWIPIAVRVAGSWIAAIGVLVLATTGRTMLAS, encoded by the coding sequence ATGCGTAAATTCGAATCGGTCGGCAGGATCGTCTTCGTCATCTGGCTGGTGTCGCTCGCCGGAAGCGCGGATGCGCATTCCACAGTGAAAGGCGTGGGCGATCTCTATGCCGGGCTGCTTCACGTATTGACGGCACTCGAGCATGTCCTGCCATTCATCGCATTGAGCCTGCTTGCCGGGCAACGCGGAATGAAGGCCCAGGCGGAAGCCGTTCTGCTCGTGTTCCCCGTTGCATTGATGATCGGGGCGGCCGCTGTCCTATGGGTGCCGCCAGTGCCCGGACTGGCATTCTTCAATGTGGCTTCCGCAATTCTGCTCGGCGGCCTCGTCGCCGCCGCATGGCCATTGCCGAGAGCGGCGTTTTACGGACTCGTTGTCCTGTTCGGCATCAGTCACGGGTTCGCCAACGGCGAAGCCATTTCAGGAAGCATCAAGGCTTACCTGTTCATCCTGGGAATCGGCCTCGCCGGACTGGCGATACTGGCGTACGGCATGCTCATGGTCGATTTCCTGCTGAGGCGCAAGGCGGGATGGATTCCGATCGCCGTGCGCGTGGCGGGCAGTTGGATCGCAGCGATCGGCGTTCTCGTGCTGGCTACGACCGGCAGAACGATGCTGGCATCGTAG
- a CDS encoding putative C-S lyase, translating to MATTLFDFDTSIDRSGTASVKWNKYGGRDIIPMWVADMDFACAPAIVEALHRRIDHGIFGYSDLPAGLADATIAHLESEYGWKVEPDWIVWLPGLVVGLNVVCRAFGREGADVLTAVPIYPPFLSAPVNGARNAVRVQMIESNGIWRWDMPALERAITPSSRLLLLCNPHNPVGRVFSRNELQALADVCVRHNLVLCSDEIHNGLILDADKRHIPVATLGEEIAQRTVTLMSASKAFNLPALGCAYAISANPELRNKLRKAMAGIVHHVGLMGYIATQAAYRDGKPWQSALLDYLRGNRDLVERSIGAMPGMRIWHAEATYLSWIDARALNTNDAVKLFTDAGVGLYDGTLFGAPGFLRLNFACPRPLLEKALARMARAVHALHK from the coding sequence GTGGCTACAACGCTTTTCGATTTCGACACCTCAATCGACCGCAGCGGCACCGCAAGCGTCAAGTGGAACAAGTACGGCGGTCGCGACATCATTCCGATGTGGGTCGCGGATATGGATTTCGCCTGCGCGCCCGCCATTGTCGAAGCACTGCATCGGCGCATCGACCATGGCATCTTCGGCTACAGCGATCTACCGGCCGGCCTCGCCGACGCCACCATTGCCCATCTGGAGAGCGAATACGGTTGGAAGGTCGAGCCCGATTGGATCGTCTGGCTGCCGGGCTTGGTCGTCGGCCTCAACGTGGTCTGCCGCGCCTTTGGTCGCGAAGGCGCCGACGTGCTGACCGCGGTGCCGATCTATCCGCCTTTCCTGTCCGCTCCGGTCAATGGCGCGCGCAATGCGGTGCGGGTACAGATGATCGAATCCAATGGCATCTGGCGCTGGGACATGCCCGCTCTCGAACGCGCGATCACGCCCAGTTCGCGCCTGCTGTTGCTGTGCAACCCGCACAATCCCGTCGGCCGCGTGTTTTCGCGCAATGAATTGCAGGCGCTCGCCGACGTATGCGTGCGTCACAACCTGGTTCTCTGCTCCGACGAGATCCACAATGGCCTGATCCTCGACGCGGACAAGCGCCATATCCCGGTTGCAACCCTCGGTGAAGAAATCGCGCAGCGTACGGTGACCCTGATGTCGGCCAGCAAAGCCTTCAACCTGCCGGCACTCGGCTGTGCCTATGCCATTTCCGCCAATCCGGAACTGCGCAACAAGCTCAGGAAGGCGATGGCGGGAATCGTGCATCACGTCGGGTTGATGGGTTATATCGCGACGCAAGCCGCCTATCGCGACGGCAAACCGTGGCAATCGGCGCTGCTCGATTATCTGCGTGGCAATCGCGACCTGGTCGAACGCTCGATCGGAGCGATGCCGGGCATGCGCATCTGGCATGCGGAGGCCACTTATCTGTCGTGGATAGACGCGCGCGCGTTGAACACGAATGACGCGGTGAAGTTGTTCACCGATGCAGGGGTCGGTCTGTACGACGGCACGCTATTCGGCGCTCCGGGTTTCCTGCGGCTGAACTTTGCGTGTCCGCGGCCGCTGTTGGAAAAGGCGTTGGCGCGCATGGCCCGCGCGGTGCATGCGCTGCACAAGTAA
- a CDS encoding error-prone DNA polymerase: protein MDYAELHCLTNFTFLRGASHAQELVDTAAKLGYKALAITDECSLAGVVRAYTAAKNHKDGFKLIIGAEFKLDDGLRFVLLAQNREGYGNLSALITHGRRNAKKGEYRLSRGDLEAGAAHCLALWLPSAQPQVEDALWLARRFPGRLWIAVELLARSGDWDQLAALQEIGKRTGLPCVACGDVHMHARGRRALQDALTAIRCGVPVAQTGLALQASGERHLRPRETLKRIYPQSLLDETVRIARMCDFSLDELKYEYPEEIVPDGRTPSQYLAELTEDGLNRRYSRGVPQVVRENADKELELIAELHYEAFFLTVYDIVNYAKGQKILCQGRGSAANSVVCYALGVTEVDPSRTRLLFGRFLSKERNEPPDIDVDFEHERREEVIQYIYRKYGRHRTALTATVICYRTRSAFRDIGKALGLDAVQLDRISSSFVWWDRPDERAVRLREAGFDPQSSVIRKLTALTNTLSGFPRHLSQHVGGFVISRGPLPQLVPIENAAMPGDPSRYTDDGIVEITADAATSTSLLSPDPLRTNIQWDKDDLDALGLLKVDVLALGMLTAIRLALDMVNRRHGSSLSMADILAKENGDEGKPVYAMLCKADSIGVFQVESRAQMSMLPRLRPRNYYDLVVEVAIVRPGPIQGGMVHPYLTNRKKKRDKIKYPPRLKEVLERTLGVPIFQEQVMEIAMVAAGFSAGKADQLRRAMAAWKRKGGLEPFKEDLVSGMLENGYDEKFALQIFEQIKGFGEYGFPESHSASFALLVYVSAWLKHYEPAAFTCALLNSQPMGFYSPPELVQDVLRHGVEVRPADVMKSEWECTLETGPRAAHGPEIQPALRLGLRMIKGLSESGAKRLIETRAPRQFESVEELLLAANLSRKDMNALAAAGSLESLAGHRRNAAWLVAGIEKRPPVLASAPIIESAIAFTAPTEAQDILADYASTGLTLRRHPLALLRPRLERHSFSTAEQLKNMPTNTPVRVAGLVTCRQHPGTAKGVIFVTLDDETGQINVVVWEKLSRKQRRPLLEARLLHVEGMLERAGEVIHVIAENLEDRSVLIGNLDIRSRDFH, encoded by the coding sequence ATGGATTATGCCGAACTTCATTGTCTTACCAATTTCACTTTTCTGCGCGGCGCATCCCACGCGCAGGAACTGGTCGATACCGCCGCGAAGCTCGGCTACAAAGCACTGGCGATCACCGACGAGTGCTCGCTGGCCGGCGTCGTGCGCGCATACACGGCAGCCAAAAACCATAAGGACGGATTCAAGCTGATCATCGGCGCCGAGTTCAAACTCGACGACGGCCTGCGTTTCGTGCTGCTCGCGCAGAATCGCGAAGGTTACGGCAACCTCTCCGCCCTCATCACGCATGGCAGAAGAAACGCAAAGAAAGGCGAATATCGCCTCTCGCGCGGCGACCTCGAAGCGGGCGCGGCACATTGCCTCGCGCTATGGTTGCCCTCTGCGCAGCCACAGGTCGAAGACGCACTATGGCTCGCACGGCGGTTTCCCGGCCGTCTCTGGATTGCGGTCGAACTGCTCGCCCGCAGCGGCGACTGGGACCAGCTTGCAGCCTTGCAGGAAATCGGCAAACGCACCGGCCTGCCCTGCGTGGCCTGTGGCGACGTGCACATGCATGCACGCGGCCGTCGCGCACTGCAGGACGCGCTTACCGCGATCCGCTGCGGCGTGCCGGTTGCGCAGACCGGGCTTGCCTTGCAGGCAAGCGGAGAGCGTCATCTGCGTCCGCGCGAGACGCTGAAGCGCATCTATCCGCAATCGCTGCTCGACGAAACTGTCCGCATTGCGAGAATGTGCGATTTTTCCCTCGACGAACTGAAATACGAATATCCCGAAGAAATAGTTCCCGACGGCAGGACGCCGTCGCAATACCTGGCGGAGCTGACCGAGGATGGGCTGAATCGTCGCTATTCCCGCGGTGTGCCTCAAGTCGTGCGCGAAAACGCAGACAAGGAACTCGAACTGATCGCGGAACTGCACTACGAAGCTTTTTTTCTCACCGTTTACGACATAGTCAACTATGCAAAGGGGCAAAAAATCCTCTGCCAGGGACGAGGGTCGGCCGCCAATTCGGTGGTCTGCTATGCACTCGGCGTCACTGAAGTGGATCCAAGCCGAACCCGACTGCTGTTCGGACGATTTCTTTCCAAGGAACGCAACGAGCCGCCGGACATCGACGTCGATTTCGAACACGAGCGCCGCGAGGAAGTCATTCAGTACATCTACCGAAAGTACGGACGGCATCGCACCGCGCTGACCGCAACGGTGATCTGCTATCGCACGCGCAGCGCCTTCCGCGACATCGGCAAAGCGCTCGGTCTCGACGCCGTGCAGTTGGATCGCATCTCCAGCAGTTTTGTGTGGTGGGATCGTCCCGACGAAAGGGCAGTGAGGTTGCGCGAAGCGGGTTTCGATCCGCAGTCTTCCGTAATCCGCAAGCTGACCGCCCTGACCAATACCCTTTCAGGCTTCCCCCGCCATCTCTCGCAGCATGTCGGCGGCTTCGTCATTTCGCGCGGGCCGCTGCCGCAACTGGTGCCGATCGAGAATGCGGCAATGCCCGGAGATCCGTCCCGATATACCGACGACGGGATCGTGGAAATAACAGCGGATGCCGCAACCTCGACATCCTTACTCTCCCCGGATCCGTTGCGCACCAATATCCAATGGGACAAGGACGACCTTGATGCGCTCGGCCTGCTGAAAGTCGATGTGCTGGCGTTGGGCATGCTCACCGCGATCCGTCTCGCGCTCGACATGGTGAACCGGCGTCACGGTAGTTCCCTGTCCATGGCCGACATCCTCGCCAAAGAAAATGGCGATGAAGGCAAGCCGGTGTACGCCATGCTCTGCAAGGCAGACAGCATCGGCGTGTTCCAGGTCGAATCTCGCGCGCAGATGTCGATGCTGCCCCGCCTCCGGCCCAGGAATTATTACGACCTGGTGGTCGAAGTGGCGATCGTGCGTCCCGGTCCGATCCAGGGTGGCATGGTGCATCCTTATCTGACAAACCGGAAAAAGAAACGCGACAAAATCAAGTACCCACCGAGGCTAAAAGAGGTACTGGAACGCACGCTGGGCGTGCCAATCTTCCAGGAACAAGTGATGGAGATCGCCATGGTTGCCGCCGGCTTTTCGGCCGGCAAAGCCGATCAGTTGCGCCGCGCCATGGCCGCATGGAAAAGGAAAGGCGGCCTCGAGCCTTTCAAGGAAGATCTCGTCAGCGGCATGCTTGAAAATGGCTATGACGAAAAATTCGCGCTGCAGATCTTCGAGCAGATCAAGGGATTCGGCGAGTACGGCTTTCCGGAATCACACTCGGCGAGTTTCGCACTGCTGGTTTACGTTTCCGCCTGGCTCAAGCATTACGAGCCGGCCGCATTCACCTGCGCATTGCTCAACAGCCAGCCCATGGGCTTCTACTCTCCCCCGGAACTCGTTCAGGATGTTCTGCGCCATGGCGTCGAAGTCCGGCCGGCGGATGTGATGAAGAGCGAATGGGAATGCACATTGGAGACAGGGCCGAGGGCCGCTCACGGCCCTGAAATACAACCGGCACTTCGTCTGGGCTTGCGCATGATCAAAGGTTTGTCGGAATCCGGCGCAAAGAGATTGATCGAAACACGCGCACCGAGGCAGTTCGAATCGGTCGAGGAATTGCTCCTTGCTGCGAATCTTTCGCGCAAGGACATGAATGCCCTCGCCGCAGCCGGCTCTTTGGAATCGCTGGCCGGACATCGCCGCAATGCTGCCTGGCTGGTTGCCGGAATCGAGAAGCGTCCGCCCGTGCTGGCTTCGGCGCCGATCATCGAATCTGCAATTGCATTCACCGCACCGACGGAAGCTCAGGACATCCTCGCCGATTACGCCAGCACCGGATTGACGCTGCGGCGCCATCCGCTCGCGTTGTTGCGCCCAAGGCTGGAAAGGCATTCTTTCAGCACCGCGGAGCAGTTGAAGAACATGCCGACGAACACGCCAGTTCGTGTCGCCGGCCTGGTCACCTGCCGCCAGCATCCCGGCACCGCCAAAGGCGTGATTTTCGTCACGCTCGATGACGAGACCGGCCAGATCAATGTCGTGGTCTGGGAAAAATTATCGCGAAAGCAACGACGCCCGCTATTGGAAGCGCGGTTGTTGCATGTAGAAGGCATGCTGGAACGGGCAGGCGAAGTGATCCACGTCATCGCGGAGAATCTCGAGGATCGCTCCGTGCTGATCGGAAACCTGGACATCCGCTCGCGGGATTTTCACTAA
- a CDS encoding DNA polymerase Y family protein, producing MNARRTSDTLWAALRLPDLSLQLYLRGAAACEPTVLQENDNRRHVLSCNEAATKAGIKPGMPVSVAHALVLKLHICTRDPVKEAKALAGIAAWATQFTPTVSLASSGEVLIEISGCLRLFGGLRALSGRIRAGLAELGYGAIVAMAPTPTAALVLARAGIDTSIGDRHELRRTLAPRRLSLLGQPAQTVAMLAALGVHTIGDWLSLPRDGLARRFGQGFLDEIDRALGLLPDPRPPFSPPDHYSTSLELPAPVQETEPLLFAAKRLILELAGHLALRQLGITRLRLELGHAHYPATLVLLGLSAPSRDAGHLVTLLRERLATIELPEAVETLCLVAEKTHPLGSQNQALFADGRPSREERWRIIEHLRARLGAEAVHGLEMFPDHRPELAFRKSLPGRAGDGHCELYRPLWLLPRPRPMRADGLLPKADAPLTLLDGPERVETGWWDDFDVQRDYFVTRDGSGAKLWLFRERSDRKDWFLHGIFA from the coding sequence ATGAACGCCAGACGCACATCGGACACATTGTGGGCTGCACTGCGCTTGCCCGACCTATCGCTGCAACTGTATTTGCGCGGCGCTGCCGCTTGCGAACCGACAGTCTTGCAGGAAAACGACAATCGCCGACACGTGCTGTCGTGCAATGAGGCCGCGACAAAGGCCGGAATCAAACCCGGGATGCCGGTGTCCGTAGCCCATGCGCTGGTACTGAAGCTGCACATTTGCACCCGTGATCCCGTGAAGGAAGCGAAAGCACTGGCCGGCATCGCAGCTTGGGCAACCCAGTTCACGCCGACGGTGAGTCTCGCCTCATCGGGCGAAGTACTGATCGAAATCAGCGGCTGCCTTCGCCTGTTCGGCGGACTGCGCGCGTTGAGCGGGCGCATCCGCGCCGGACTCGCGGAACTGGGATACGGTGCAATTGTCGCGATGGCCCCTACCCCCACTGCTGCATTGGTACTGGCCCGCGCCGGCATCGACACATCGATCGGCGATCGCCATGAACTGCGGCGGACGCTGGCGCCACGTCGACTGTCATTGCTCGGTCAGCCCGCACAAACTGTTGCCATGCTCGCAGCTCTTGGCGTGCATACCATCGGCGATTGGCTGTCGCTGCCCCGCGATGGTCTCGCGCGCCGCTTCGGGCAGGGTTTCCTCGACGAGATCGACCGTGCGCTCGGTCTGCTGCCGGATCCGCGGCCGCCTTTTTCTCCGCCCGATCATTACTCGACCTCTCTCGAACTGCCTGCGCCCGTGCAGGAAACCGAGCCCCTGTTGTTCGCGGCCAAGCGCCTGATCCTCGAACTGGCCGGCCATCTGGCATTGAGGCAACTCGGCATCACGCGACTGAGGCTGGAGCTCGGGCACGCGCATTACCCCGCCACACTAGTTCTGCTCGGATTATCGGCGCCGAGCCGCGATGCCGGTCACCTGGTCACGTTGTTGCGCGAGAGACTCGCCACGATCGAACTGCCCGAGGCCGTGGAAACCCTTTGTCTTGTCGCCGAGAAAACCCACCCGCTCGGCTCGCAGAACCAGGCATTGTTTGCGGATGGCCGCCCCTCACGGGAAGAACGCTGGCGCATCATCGAACACTTGCGTGCGCGGCTGGGGGCTGAAGCCGTGCACGGACTGGAAATGTTTCCCGACCATCGTCCCGAGCTTGCTTTCCGCAAATCGCTGCCGGGCCGGGCTGGCGACGGCCATTGCGAACTGTATCGCCCGCTTTGGCTGCTGCCCCGCCCGCGGCCGATGCGCGCGGACGGCCTGCTGCCGAAAGCGGATGCGCCGCTCACGCTGCTCGACGGACCGGAGCGCGTCGAAACCGGCTGGTGGGACGATTTCGATGTGCAGCGCGATTACTTCGTCACCCGCGACGGATCGGGTGCGAAACTCTGGCTCTTCAGGGAGAGGTCCGACCGCAAGGACTGGTTCCTGCACGGCATCTTTGCATGA
- the imuA gene encoding translesion DNA synthesis-associated protein ImuA has product MLQNPAIWRGGEQARVALPSIPTGFSELDRELPGGGWPRGVVSELLTERIGIGELSLLMPALAQLSRQDGWLMLIAPPWIPYAPALAARGIRLSRLIVANTVSDKDTLWAAEQSLRAGNCSAVLAWPAAVNEHGLRRLQLAAEEGGNFGVVFGESSRAALSSPAPLRLRLGVQQGRLAVKILKRRGSGLTPTLWLDTEKPFTATLPLRVRARPAFAQVVA; this is encoded by the coding sequence ATGCTGCAAAATCCTGCCATCTGGCGCGGCGGCGAACAGGCGCGCGTGGCGCTTCCCAGCATTCCGACCGGGTTTTCCGAACTCGATCGTGAACTGCCGGGCGGGGGCTGGCCGCGCGGCGTGGTCAGCGAACTGCTCACCGAGCGCATCGGCATCGGCGAACTGTCGCTGCTGATGCCGGCGCTGGCGCAGCTTTCTCGGCAGGACGGCTGGCTGATGTTGATCGCCCCGCCCTGGATTCCCTACGCGCCGGCACTCGCCGCGCGCGGCATCCGGCTCTCCCGGTTGATCGTGGCGAATACCGTTTCCGACAAGGACACGCTATGGGCCGCGGAGCAGAGCCTGCGCGCCGGCAATTGCTCCGCCGTATTGGCATGGCCCGCTGCGGTCAACGAGCACGGCTTGCGGCGGCTGCAACTTGCCGCCGAAGAAGGCGGCAATTTCGGCGTGGTGTTTGGTGAATCTTCACGCGCGGCGCTTTCTTCTCCGGCACCGTTGCGCCTGCGTCTCGGTGTGCAGCAGGGCCGGCTTGCCGTGAAAATCCTCAAGCGCCGCGGCAGCGGTCTCACGCCCACGCTCTGGCTGGATACGGAAAAACCCTTTACAGCCACCCTACCGTTGCGCGTCCGGGCTCGGCCCGCATTCGCGCAAGTCGTCGCATGA
- the lexA gene encoding transcriptional repressor LexA, producing the protein MDELTPRQAEVLRLINDFAQSTGFPPTRAEIARILGFRSANAAEDHLKALARKGFIELLAGASRGIRLKGQLGLPLIGRVAAGSPILAEAHIQERYQLDSQLFKPRADYLLKVRGMSMRDAGILDGDLLAVHSTREVRSGQVVVARLNDEVTVKRFKREGSQVQLLPENPDFAPIYVDLKNDPFTIEGLGVGIIRNGKIG; encoded by the coding sequence ATGGACGAATTGACCCCACGCCAGGCGGAAGTCTTGCGCCTGATCAATGATTTCGCGCAAAGCACTGGCTTTCCGCCGACCCGCGCCGAGATCGCCCGCATCCTCGGCTTCCGCTCCGCCAATGCCGCCGAGGACCATCTCAAGGCGCTGGCCAGGAAAGGCTTCATAGAATTGCTTGCCGGCGCTTCACGCGGCATCCGGCTGAAGGGGCAGCTCGGCCTGCCGCTGATCGGCCGGGTCGCAGCAGGCAGTCCGATCCTTGCCGAAGCCCATATCCAGGAACGCTATCAACTGGACTCCCAACTATTCAAGCCGCGCGCGGATTACCTGCTGAAGGTACGCGGCATGAGCATGCGCGATGCCGGCATCCTTGATGGCGACCTGCTGGCGGTACACAGCACCCGCGAAGTCCGCTCCGGGCAGGTCGTGGTCGCCCGTCTGAACGACGAAGTCACGGTCAAACGCTTCAAGCGCGAGGGTAGCCAGGTGCAACTGCTGCCGGAGAACCCGGATTTCGCACCTATATATGTGGACCTGAAGAACGACCCATTCACCATTGAGGGCCTCGGCGTCGGGATCATCAGGAATGGAAAGATCGGCTAG